One Desulfovibrio fairfieldensis genomic window carries:
- a CDS encoding metal-dependent hydrolase has protein sequence MKWITHQAAAVGAALALHLPPAGVLAACVGAVLPDVLDQRLAGLAPTRRGRQKVFNRIHRGATHWFGWWLALFLAALFWHLPPLGRAALTGLAFGGLSHVALDMLTPQGVPLQPFSRKGRFSLKLCATGSLGEYCFLAVIALAVWFFMGRDLLRLVQGLGHGALF, from the coding sequence ATGAAATGGATCACCCATCAGGCGGCGGCTGTGGGCGCGGCCCTGGCCCTGCATCTGCCGCCTGCGGGCGTGCTGGCGGCCTGCGTGGGCGCGGTGCTGCCCGACGTGCTGGACCAGCGCCTGGCCGGTCTGGCCCCCACGCGGCGCGGCCGTCAGAAGGTCTTCAACCGTATCCACCGGGGCGCGACGCATTGGTTCGGCTGGTGGCTGGCCCTGTTTCTGGCGGCCCTGTTCTGGCATCTGCCGCCGCTGGGACGGGCCGCGCTGACCGGGCTGGCTTTCGGCGGCCTTTCCCATGTGGCCCTGGACATGCTCACGCCTCAGGGCGTGCCCTTGCAGCCCTTTTCACGCAAGGGACGTTTTTCCCTTAAGCTCTGCGCCACGGGCAGTCTGGGAGAATACTGCTTTCTGGCGGTCATTGCGCTGGCGGTCTGGTTTTTCATGGGCCGGGATCTGCTGCGCCTGGTGCAAGGACTGGGGCACGGCGCGCTGTTTTAG
- the rnr gene encoding ribonuclease R, producing MKKQHKNIRPTDPAALPGNDELLELFARESRPMRLDGLLRATGLPRRAKKELEESLADLARQGRLVRLRGGLWTRPESLKSLVGRYQALRNGGGFVTSLAAENGSPAVRVAGGRDIFIHPLQSNEAWHQDLVRVVLAPASSRSGQGRGGPNPEGRIVEILERPQKEIPVHLHSRTGRTLFCRPADSRLAVDFSVPLPEGTAVPEQGALLLVAPEERLASDLWRARLIGTYGREDDVDVQEELVKLNHEVPRDFPLSVLAEAAALPAAPGEADMAGREDLRHLPLVTIDGADARDFDDAVQVERKGKGWLLRVAIADVSHYVRPAPGKGHASLDAEALARGNSWYFPRSVEPMLPPALSNGLCSLKPQEDRLAVLAEIPFSPTGQPGKARFAPAVMRSAARLTYDQVKACLLDHDAEALARLRENPRGGDVLAMLEEAFRLYTVLREARRERGSLDFDLPEPEYTFDAEGRVLKIGFRRRHDAHRLIEEFMIAANEAVARHLRDAGLPFLYRVHPQPEPERLESLFETLAATALETMPTDKQSGKQTDGRPDAAAIQGILAAAQGTDQEFLVNRLCLRAMPQARYQPENEGHFGLASQAYCHFTSPIRRYADLLVHRALKTSLGQAVGPLPAGQKLLRVGDQLNRRERAAVDCEREMARRLGCLALRDREGERFAGVISGVTDFGLFVELADMPVEGMIRVEDLGDDWYELDSRSQCLLGQRSGLCWRLGQRLDVRLAEVHMGRLEIRLMPLELPRANRGARARRNAGGRTRSAARPERRAEQTRKKQTRNKPADAAPDRKSRTRARTGQETRTGRNGQKQNGARPKRGR from the coding sequence GTGAAAAAGCAACATAAAAATATACGCCCTACCGATCCCGCCGCCCTTCCCGGCAATGACGAACTGCTGGAACTTTTTGCCCGCGAATCCCGCCCCATGCGTCTGGACGGCCTGCTGCGCGCCACGGGTCTGCCGCGCCGGGCGAAAAAAGAGCTTGAGGAAAGCCTGGCGGATCTGGCCCGGCAGGGGCGTCTGGTGCGCCTGCGCGGCGGCCTCTGGACCCGGCCCGAAAGCCTCAAAAGCCTGGTGGGCCGCTATCAGGCCCTGCGCAACGGCGGCGGCTTCGTCACCTCGCTGGCGGCCGAAAACGGCTCGCCCGCCGTGCGCGTGGCGGGCGGCAGGGACATTTTCATCCATCCCCTGCAAAGCAATGAGGCCTGGCATCAGGATCTGGTGCGGGTGGTGCTGGCTCCGGCTTCCTCGCGCTCCGGGCAGGGGCGCGGCGGACCGAACCCGGAAGGCCGTATTGTGGAAATTCTGGAGCGCCCGCAAAAGGAAATCCCCGTGCATCTGCACAGCCGCACGGGGCGGACCCTGTTCTGCCGCCCGGCGGACAGCCGCCTGGCCGTGGACTTCAGCGTGCCCCTGCCCGAGGGAACCGCCGTGCCGGAACAGGGCGCGCTTCTGCTGGTGGCCCCGGAAGAGCGTCTGGCTTCGGATCTCTGGCGCGCGCGCCTGATCGGCACCTACGGCCGCGAAGACGACGTGGACGTGCAGGAGGAGCTGGTCAAGCTCAACCATGAGGTGCCGCGCGATTTTCCGCTCTCGGTCCTGGCCGAGGCGGCGGCCTTACCCGCGGCTCCCGGCGAGGCGGATATGGCCGGGCGTGAGGATTTGCGCCATCTGCCACTGGTGACCATTGACGGCGCGGACGCCCGCGACTTTGACGATGCCGTGCAGGTGGAGCGCAAGGGCAAGGGCTGGCTGCTGCGGGTGGCCATCGCCGACGTGAGCCATTACGTGCGGCCCGCTCCCGGCAAGGGGCACGCCAGCCTGGACGCCGAGGCCCTGGCGCGCGGCAACTCCTGGTATTTCCCCCGTTCCGTGGAACCCATGCTGCCCCCGGCCCTGTCCAACGGCCTGTGCAGCCTTAAACCCCAGGAAGACCGTCTGGCCGTGCTGGCGGAAATTCCCTTTTCACCCACAGGCCAGCCTGGCAAGGCGCGTTTCGCCCCGGCCGTGATGCGTTCCGCCGCGCGCCTGACCTACGACCAGGTCAAGGCCTGCCTGCTGGATCATGACGCCGAAGCTCTGGCCCGGCTGCGCGAGAACCCGCGCGGCGGGGACGTGCTGGCCATGCTGGAGGAGGCCTTCCGGCTCTATACAGTGCTGCGCGAGGCCCGGCGGGAGCGCGGCAGTCTGGATTTCGACCTGCCCGAACCGGAATACACGTTTGACGCGGAGGGCCGGGTGCTCAAGATCGGCTTCCGTCGGCGCCACGACGCCCACCGGCTCATCGAGGAATTCATGATCGCGGCCAACGAGGCCGTGGCCCGGCATCTGCGCGACGCCGGGCTGCCCTTTCTTTACCGCGTGCATCCCCAGCCGGAGCCGGAGCGCCTGGAAAGCCTCTTTGAAACCCTTGCCGCCACGGCTTTGGAAACGATGCCCACGGACAAGCAATCAGGAAAGCAGACGGACGGGCGGCCCGATGCGGCGGCCATTCAGGGCATCCTCGCCGCGGCCCAGGGCACGGACCAGGAATTTCTGGTAAACCGCCTCTGCCTGCGGGCCATGCCCCAGGCCCGCTACCAGCCGGAAAACGAGGGGCATTTCGGCCTGGCCTCCCAGGCCTACTGCCACTTCACCTCGCCCATCCGCCGCTATGCGGACCTGCTGGTTCACCGGGCCTTGAAAACCTCGCTGGGACAGGCCGTCGGCCCCCTGCCCGCCGGGCAGAAGCTGCTGCGCGTCGGCGACCAGCTCAACCGGCGGGAGCGCGCCGCCGTGGACTGCGAACGCGAAATGGCCCGCCGTCTGGGTTGCCTGGCCCTGCGGGACCGTGAAGGGGAACGCTTTGCCGGTGTGATTTCCGGAGTGACGGATTTCGGCCTGTTCGTGGAGCTCGCGGACATGCCTGTGGAAGGCATGATCCGCGTGGAAGACCTGGGCGACGACTGGTACGAGCTGGACTCCCGCAGCCAGTGCCTGCTGGGCCAGCGATCCGGCCTGTGCTGGCGTCTGGGCCAGCGTCTGGACGTGCGTCTGGCCGAGGTGCACATGGGCCGCCTGGAAATCCGGCTCATGCCCCTGGAACTGCCCCGCGCAAACCGGGGCGCGCGCGCACGGCGCAATGCGGGCGGACGGACGCGAAGCGCGGCCCGCCCGGAGCGACGTGCTGAACAGACGCGCAAGAAACAGACCCGGAACAAACCCGCCGACGCGGCGCCGGACCGCAAGAGCCGGACGCGCGCCCGCACCGGACAGGAAACACGGACCGGACGAAACGGGCAAAAGCAAAACGGCGCGCGCCCCAAACGGGGACGCTGA
- the murJ gene encoding murein biosynthesis integral membrane protein MurJ, whose translation MGLLSSRQHMGAAALILAASTILSRLMGLIRDKVISWQFGAGGEADMYFAAFVVPDIINYLLAGGFMSITIIPLLSRRFQEDEADAWRFFSCVFCWTLTASLLLTGAGILAAEPLARLVAPGFSPEQWQRLAFFMRIILPAQVFFLCGACLTALLFLRRQFSVPALAPLVYNGCIIAGGLLLPLLGTRLGISQGNGYGMTGYCLGVTVGAALGTFALPLRVAAAGGLHLRPVWRHRLMGRFLITALPLMLGQTIIMLDEQFLRVFGSLAGDGVVSLLNYARRIAQVPVGLMGQAAAVASYPFLVSLLTKGDTERFDQTLRTALRAGLGLIIPCALWMMAAAWPILGVIFQGGRFGAAETMAAVPLTRIMLASTPLWIVYMVLVRAYYAHGDTLTPAVTGTIMTLACLPLYYYWAVPLGAWAIAALSGASVSLYVLWLVGLWIRRHGDGAFAGLCGLGLRALACSLPGAGAAWWLAGYSLAHLPLPPIAAACAALVVSGLAFALLFLPLAWWLAPSILEPVLRRLRRSP comes from the coding sequence ATGGGCCTGCTCTCCTCCCGCCAGCACATGGGCGCGGCGGCCCTGATTCTGGCCGCCAGCACCATTCTTTCCCGGCTCATGGGCCTGATCCGGGACAAGGTCATTTCCTGGCAGTTCGGCGCGGGCGGTGAAGCGGACATGTATTTCGCGGCCTTTGTGGTGCCGGACATCATCAACTACCTGCTGGCCGGCGGCTTCATGTCCATCACCATCATTCCCCTGCTTTCCCGTCGCTTTCAGGAGGACGAGGCCGACGCCTGGCGCTTTTTTTCCTGCGTGTTCTGCTGGACCCTCACCGCCTCGCTGCTGCTCACGGGAGCGGGCATCCTGGCCGCCGAACCCCTAGCCCGTCTGGTGGCCCCCGGCTTCTCGCCGGAACAGTGGCAGAGGCTGGCCTTTTTCATGCGCATCATTCTGCCCGCCCAGGTCTTTTTTCTCTGTGGGGCCTGTCTCACGGCCCTGCTCTTCCTGCGGCGGCAGTTCAGCGTTCCGGCCCTGGCCCCGTTGGTCTACAACGGCTGCATCATCGCGGGCGGCCTGCTGCTGCCCCTGCTGGGAACGCGCCTCGGCATCAGCCAGGGCAACGGTTACGGCATGACCGGCTATTGCCTGGGCGTCACCGTGGGCGCGGCCCTGGGCACCTTTGCCCTGCCGTTGCGGGTGGCGGCCGCGGGCGGACTGCATCTGCGCCCGGTCTGGCGGCACAGGCTCATGGGCCGATTTTTGATCACGGCCCTGCCCCTGATGCTGGGCCAGACCATCATCATGCTGGATGAGCAGTTTTTGCGCGTCTTCGGCAGTCTGGCCGGGGACGGCGTGGTCAGCCTGCTGAACTACGCGCGGCGCATTGCCCAGGTGCCGGTGGGCCTCATGGGGCAGGCCGCCGCCGTGGCCTCCTATCCCTTTCTGGTCTCCCTGCTGACCAAGGGCGACACGGAACGCTTCGACCAGACCCTGCGCACGGCCCTGCGCGCGGGCCTGGGCCTGATCATCCCCTGCGCGCTCTGGATGATGGCCGCCGCCTGGCCCATTCTGGGCGTGATCTTCCAGGGCGGGCGCTTCGGCGCGGCAGAGACCATGGCCGCCGTGCCCCTGACCCGGATCATGCTGGCCTCGACCCCGCTCTGGATCGTCTACATGGTGCTGGTACGGGCCTACTACGCCCACGGCGACACCCTGACCCCGGCGGTCACGGGCACCATCATGACCCTGGCCTGCCTGCCGCTCTACTATTACTGGGCCGTGCCCCTGGGGGCCTGGGCCATCGCCGCCCTGTCCGGCGCGAGCGTGAGCCTTTATGTGCTCTGGCTGGTGGGGCTGTGGATCCGCCGCCACGGCGACGGGGCCTTTGCCGGGCTCTGCGGACTGGGGCTGCGCGCCCTGGCCTGCTCTCTGCCCGGCGCGGGCGCGGCCTGGTGGCTGGCCGGATACAGTCTCGCGCATCTGCCGCTGCCGCCCATTGCGGCGGCCTGCGCGGCTCTAGTCGTCAGCGGCCTGGCTTTTGCCCTGCTCTTCCTGCCTCTGGCCTGGTGGCTCGCGCCGTCCATTCTGGAGCCCGTGCTGCGGCGGCTGCGGCGTTCCCCTTAG
- a CDS encoding peptidylprolyl isomerase, protein MKFFLSAFCLVLSLALLPVFAGQARAAAPASDPAVKLETSLGDIVVRLDARKAPITTANFIQYVKSGHYDGTIFHRVIKNFMVQGGGLTPDMKEKSARAPIHNEANNGLRNQKYTIAMARTADPHSAGAQFFINTKDNGFLDFKSQTPQGWGYAVFGKVIKGHEVVDKIEAVATGKKGFYENVPTTPVIIKKAVVIE, encoded by the coding sequence ATGAAATTTTTTCTTTCGGCCTTCTGCCTTGTCCTGAGCCTGGCGCTGCTGCCGGTTTTCGCCGGGCAGGCCCGCGCCGCCGCGCCGGCATCCGATCCCGCCGTCAAGCTGGAAACCAGCCTCGGGGACATCGTGGTGCGCCTGGATGCCCGCAAGGCCCCCATTACCACGGCCAACTTCATCCAGTACGTGAAATCCGGACATTATGACGGCACCATTTTTCACCGCGTTATCAAAAACTTCATGGTCCAGGGCGGCGGCCTGACTCCGGACATGAAGGAAAAGAGCGCCCGCGCGCCCATTCACAACGAGGCCAACAACGGCCTGCGCAATCAGAAGTATACCATCGCCATGGCCCGCACCGCCGACCCGCACTCGGCCGGCGCGCAGTTCTTCATCAATACCAAAGACAACGGCTTTCTGGATTTCAAGAGCCAGACCCCCCAGGGCTGGGGCTATGCCGTGTTCGGGAAGGTCATCAAGGGCCATGAGGTGGTGGACAAGATTGAAGCCGTGGCCACGGGCAAAAAGGGCTTTTACGAAAACGTGCCCACGACGCCGGTGATCATCAAAAAGGCCGTGGTCATTGAATAG
- the ruvC gene encoding crossover junction endodeoxyribonuclease RuvC, protein MQPVTVIGIDPGSQRTGWGVVREVSGVLRLVDCGVVRTASAGKEFSARLARIYHELAKVLGRCKPDEAAIEQVFTAKNAASALKLGQARGVAVAACAAYGLGISDYEPTLVKKSLVGTGRAEKEQVAFMVKRLLNVREADWALDTSDALAVAVCHLTMRRFAALTAR, encoded by the coding sequence ATGCAGCCCGTCACCGTCATCGGCATTGATCCCGGTTCCCAGCGCACGGGCTGGGGCGTGGTGCGCGAAGTCTCCGGCGTTCTCCGGCTGGTGGACTGCGGCGTGGTGCGCACGGCCTCAGCCGGAAAGGAATTTTCCGCGCGGTTGGCGCGCATTTACCATGAGCTGGCCAAGGTGCTCGGGCGCTGCAAGCCCGACGAAGCGGCCATTGAACAGGTCTTTACCGCCAAAAACGCGGCCAGCGCCCTCAAGCTGGGCCAGGCCAGAGGCGTGGCCGTGGCGGCCTGCGCGGCGTATGGCCTGGGAATCAGCGACTACGAGCCGACCCTGGTCAAAAAGTCCCTGGTGGGCACAGGCCGGGCGGAAAAGGAGCAGGTGGCCTTTATGGTCAAGCGCCTGCTCAACGTCCGCGAGGCCGACTGGGCGCTGGACACCTCCGACGCCCTGGCCGTGGCTGTCTGCCATCTGACCATGCGGCGCTTTGCCGCGCTCACGGCGCGCTGA
- a CDS encoding RlmE family RNA methyltransferase — protein MKEYRDHYFLKAKRENYPARSVYKLKELDAKFRLLKPGMKVLDLGAAPGSWSLGVAEKVGSKGLVLACDIQSTETAFPPQVLFMQEDVFQRSAAFEAKLAELGPFDLVISDMAPRTTGTRFTDQARSLELTLEALAVACLHLKQGGNFVVKIFMGPDIQDLLTPMRKAFSSVKSFKPKSSRAESKETFFTGLGFRGDTAAIASGDAGPET, from the coding sequence ATGAAGGAATATCGCGACCATTATTTCCTCAAAGCCAAGCGTGAAAATTATCCGGCCCGCTCGGTCTACAAGCTGAAAGAGCTGGATGCCAAATTCCGTCTGCTCAAGCCGGGCATGAAAGTGCTGGATCTGGGGGCCGCCCCCGGTTCCTGGTCTTTGGGCGTCGCGGAAAAAGTGGGCTCCAAGGGGCTTGTCCTGGCCTGCGACATCCAGAGCACGGAAACGGCGTTCCCGCCCCAGGTGCTCTTCATGCAGGAGGACGTCTTCCAGCGCTCCGCCGCCTTTGAGGCCAAGCTGGCCGAACTGGGCCCCTTTGACCTGGTCATCAGCGATATGGCTCCGCGTACCACGGGTACGCGCTTCACGGATCAGGCCCGTTCCCTGGAGCTGACCCTGGAGGCTCTGGCCGTAGCCTGCCTGCATCTGAAGCAAGGCGGCAATTTTGTGGTCAAGATCTTCATGGGACCGGATATTCAGGATCTGCTCACCCCCATGCGCAAGGCGTTCAGCTCGGTCAAATCCTTTAAGCCCAAAAGCTCACGCGCCGAAAGCAAGGAAACCTTTTTTACGGGCCTGGGTTTTCGCGGCGACACGGCCGCTATCGCGTCCGGCGATGCCGGGCCGGAAACATAA
- a CDS encoding Bax inhibitor-1/YccA family protein translates to MSPTTRSVAQSGVTSAVSVYMRQVYQWMTAGLALTTVVAYGVANSPAIRDAILGNSLVMILLIVAQFGMVIALSAAIHKMSAGTATGLFLLYSALTGAMLSSIFVIYPIASIANAFLVTTGTFLAMSVYGTVTKRDLTTMGNFLFMGLIGIIIAMVVNIFLKSTMMDFIISCLGVLIFTGLTAYDTQKLRRFGEAAPLDDGTAVRRGAIMGALTLYLDFINLFLMMLRLFGGNRN, encoded by the coding sequence ATGTCACCGACTACCCGCAGTGTCGCGCAAAGCGGCGTGACCAGCGCCGTTTCCGTTTACATGCGCCAGGTCTACCAGTGGATGACGGCGGGCCTTGCCCTGACCACGGTGGTGGCCTACGGCGTGGCCAACTCGCCGGCCATCCGGGATGCCATTCTGGGCAACAGCCTGGTTATGATTCTTCTGATCGTGGCCCAATTCGGCATGGTCATCGCCCTTTCGGCCGCCATCCACAAAATGTCGGCGGGCACGGCCACCGGCCTCTTCCTGCTCTACTCGGCCCTGACCGGCGCCATGCTTTCGTCCATCTTCGTGATCTACCCCATCGCGTCCATCGCCAACGCCTTTCTGGTGACCACGGGCACTTTCCTGGCCATGTCGGTCTACGGCACGGTAACCAAGCGCGACCTCACGACCATGGGCAACTTCCTGTTCATGGGGCTCATCGGCATCATCATCGCCATGGTGGTGAACATCTTCCTCAAGAGCACCATGATGGACTTTATTATCAGCTGCCTGGGCGTGCTGATCTTCACCGGCCTGACCGCCTACGACACCCAGAAGCTGCGCCGCTTCGGCGAAGCCGCGCCTCTGGACGACGGCACGGCGGTGCGGCGCGGGGCCATCATGGGCGCGCTGACCCTTTACCTGGACTTTATCAACCTCTTCCTGATGATGCTGCGGCTTTTCGGCGGCAACCGCAACTGA
- a CDS encoding YebC/PmpR family DNA-binding transcriptional regulator, translated as MSGHSKWANIQHRKGRQDAKRGKIFTKAAKEIIIAAKNGGDPSGNSRLRAAIAAAKAVNLPKDKIEAAIRKGTGEDAGGDFVEGFYEGYGPGGIAIMVEVATDNKNRTVAEVRHLFTKHGGSMGENGSVGWMFERKGVISVDKAAYAEDKIMEAALEAGADDVLDDEDVWTLQTAMADFAAVRDALEAAGIEMQSAELAMVPQNLVAVSADMGQKVLRLMEALDDNDDVQNVYANVDFPDDMPTD; from the coding sequence ATGTCAGGTCACAGCAAATGGGCCAATATCCAGCACCGCAAGGGACGCCAGGACGCCAAGCGCGGCAAGATTTTCACCAAAGCCGCCAAGGAAATCATCATTGCCGCTAAAAACGGCGGCGATCCTTCGGGCAATTCCCGTCTGCGGGCGGCCATCGCTGCGGCCAAAGCCGTGAACCTGCCCAAGGACAAGATTGAAGCCGCCATCCGCAAGGGCACCGGCGAAGACGCGGGCGGCGATTTTGTGGAAGGCTTCTACGAAGGCTACGGTCCCGGCGGCATCGCCATCATGGTGGAGGTCGCCACGGACAATAAAAACCGCACCGTGGCCGAAGTGCGCCACCTTTTCACCAAGCATGGCGGCTCCATGGGCGAGAACGGCAGTGTAGGCTGGATGTTCGAGCGCAAGGGCGTCATCAGCGTGGACAAGGCCGCCTACGCCGAGGATAAAATTATGGAAGCCGCCCTGGAAGCCGGGGCCGACGACGTGCTGGACGACGAGGATGTCTGGACCCTTCAGACGGCCATGGCCGACTTCGCGGCCGTGCGCGACGCCCTGGAAGCCGCGGGCATTGAGATGCAGTCCGCCGAGCTGGCCATGGTGCCGCAGAACCTGGTGGCCGTGAGCGCGGATATGGGCCAGAAGGTGCTGCGCCTGATGGAAGCCCTGGACGACAATGACGATGTGCAGAATGTCTATGCCAATGTGGATTTTCCGGACGATATGCCCACCGACTGA